A window of the Lactuca sativa cultivar Salinas chromosome 5, Lsat_Salinas_v11, whole genome shotgun sequence genome harbors these coding sequences:
- the LOC111880947 gene encoding uncharacterized protein LOC111880947 — MKVCFHSVANPFVLFPQFNSNKCTWNPNSTTPIFIQNYSVNSRRVKSHHRFHLSIRVLEHGKGVLSPANDDTDISVESQSPDTSDGVLPELVDVAEEDHISAPKNLSPKRFAKKKEKDDDDEDGRFNLRNGREIFEEKAYLVGVARKDESKELFSIEESLKELAQLADTAGLMVVDSTYQKLSTPNPRTYIGSGKVSEIKTAINAHGVETVIFDDELSPGQLRNLEKAFGGNVRVCDRTALILDIFDQRAATREAALQVTLAQMEYQLPRLTKMWTHLERQSGGQVKGMGEKQIEVDKRILRTQIGVLKKELESVRKHRKQYRTRRLSVPVPVVSLVGYTNAGKSTLLNQLTGANVLAEDRLFATLDPTTRRVQMKNGKEFLLTDTVGFIQKLPTTLVAAFRATLEEISESSLLVHVIDISHPLVEQQIDAVEKVLSELDASSIPKLMVWNKVDRASNSEELKLKAKSMENTICISALNGTGLDEFCNAVQEKLKDSMVWVEALVPFDKGELLSTIHQVGMVQGTEYTENGTLVRGYVPLRYARLLTPMRQTFVSQSPSSEEEEEEEEEEEEEELSL, encoded by the exons ATGAAAGTATGCTTTCATTCAGTAGCGAATCCTTTCGTTCTCTTTCCACAATTCAATTCCAATAAGTGCACTTGGAACCCTAATTCAACAACCCCAATTTTTATACAAAATTACAGTGTTAATAGTAGAAGGGTTAAATCTCACCATCGTTTTCATCTGTCCATTAGAGTTCTAGAACATGGGAAGGGAGTTCTATCGCCTGCTAATGACGACACAGATATCTCCGTTGAGAGCCAATCACCGGATACCAGCGACGGAGTGCTTCCAGAACTTGTAGATGTAGCGGAGGAAGATCACATAAGTGCTCCTAAGAATCTCTCGCCGAAGAGGTTTGctaagaagaaagaaaaagatgATGACGATGAGGATGGTCGATTCAACCTGCGAAATGGGAGGGAg ATTTTCGAAGAAAAAGCCTACCTTGTAGGTGTAGCACGTAAAGACGAATCAAAGGAGTTATTTAGCATCGAAGAATCACTCAAAGAACTCGCTCAACTAGCTGATACTGCTGGATTGATGGTTGTCGATTCCACCTATCAGAA ATTATCTACTCCAAATCCAAGAACATATATCGGATCCGGCAAGGTTTCTGAAATCAAAACTGCAATCAACGCTCATGGTGTTGAAACTGTAATCTTCGATGATGAACTCTCACCAGG TCAATTGCGCAATTTGGAAAAGGCATTTGGTGGAAATGTGAGAGTGTGTGATCGAACAGCTCTCATTCTTGACATATTTGACCAAAGAGCAGCAACACGTGAAGCTGCTCTACAg gtTACATTGGCACAAATGGAGTATCAATTGCCAAGATTAACTAAAATGTGGACACATCTTGAACGTCAATCAGGAGGACAAGTTAAAGGAATGGGAGAGAAACAAATTGAAGTGGACAAACGTATTTTACGCACTCAA ATTGGTGTTCTTAAAAAAGAATTGGAGTCTGTTCGGAAACATAGAAAGCAATACAGAACAAGGCGTCTTTCTGTACCCGTGCCTGTTGTCTCACTG gtTGGGTATACAAATGCTGGAAAGAGTACACTGTTGAATCAGTTAACAGGGGCTAATGTTCTTGCTGAAGATCGGTTGTTTGCAACTCTTGATCCGACGACAAGAAGGGTACAG ATGAAGAATGGAAAGGAGTTTCTGCTTACAGACACTGTTGGGTTTATTCAAAAGCTTCCAACAACTCTA GTTGCTGCTTTTAGGGCGACACTGGAGGAAATATCAGAGTCATCACTTTTGGTGCATGTGATAGATATAAG TCATCCACTGGTTGAACAACAGATTGATGCAGTAGAAAAAGTTCTTTCAGAATTAGATGCTTCATCAATTCCCAAGTTGATGGTGTGGAATAAG GTGGATAGGGCTAGCAATTCAGAAGAATTAAAGTTAAAAGCCAAGAGTATGGAAAATACAATTTGCATATCTGCTTTAAATGGGACAGGTTTGGATGAATTTTGTAATGCAGTTCAGGAGAAACTTAag GATAGTATGGTTTGGGTGGAAGCTTTGGTTCCTTTTGATAAAGGAGAACTTCTCAGCACAATACATCAAGTTGGGATGGTTCAAGGAACT GAATACACTGAGAATGGGACTCTGGTGAGAGGGTATGTGCCTCTACGTTATGCAAGGCTTTTGACGCCGATGAGGCAAACATTCGTATCACAATCTCCAtcttcagaagaagaagaagaagaagaagaagaagaagaagaagaagaactctCGTTATAA